In a single window of the Anas acuta chromosome 24, bAnaAcu1.1, whole genome shotgun sequence genome:
- the CDKN1A gene encoding cyclin-dependent kinase inhibitor 1 — protein MPLSQSRAGQVPCSSKVCRNLFGPVDHDQLQNDFEDLLRQHLEEARHRWNFNFETETPLEGHFKWERVLLAEQPSQEILNLGKATSSECRSSLAHKVPSKDHLGGSHAEASQQSSEFGRAGSPQHLKRGQATIKDFYSSKRRVVRDKPRL, from the exons ATGCCCCTGtcacagagcagggctgggcaggtgCCATGCAGTAGCAAGGTGTGCAGGAACCTCTTTGGCCCTGTGGACCACGACCAGCTCCAGAATGACTTTGAAGATCTGTTGAGGCAACACCTGGAAGAAGCTCGGCACCGCTGGAACTTCAACTTTGAGACAGAGACACCATTGGAAGGACACTTCAAGTGGGAGAGGGTACTCCTGGCTGAGCAGCCTTCCCAGGAGATCCTCAACCTTGGCAAGGCCACCAGCAGTGAGTGCAGGAGCTCCTTGGCTCACAAGGTCCCATCTAAGGACCATCTTGGTGGGTCTCATGCTGAGGCGTCTCAGCAAAGCTCAGAGTTTGGCAGGGCTGGTTCTCCACAACACTTGAAACGTGGGCAGGCCACCATTAAAG ACTTCTACAGCTCCAAGCGAAGGGTTGTCCGTGACAAGCCCAGGCTGTGA